From Paraburkholderia sabiae, a single genomic window includes:
- a CDS encoding IS481 family transposase has translation MPWEAKNTMNLREEFVSLAATQALSFSELCRRYRISRQTGYKWLDRHKAEGPGGLADRSRRPHHSPLRSPEHIEARVLELRREHGWGGRKIERRLKDLGETEVPAPATITEILRRHGLIDEQASQQRQHWQRFEHAHPNLLWQMDFKGDVQTLKDGRCMPLTVIDDHSRYNLVLSACSRTTTQVVQAALERAFRCYGLPARINTDNGAPWGSPSAPGQLTELAVWLIRLGILVSYSRPYHPQTNGKDERFHRTLKAEVLDRQAFSTHAHMQQALDRWRHVYNVERPHEALGMATPITRYACSLRAMPGRVPEPEYGCGDEVLRVNASGVVRLRGQKLKLSIALKGLQVAARMSEKEDGVIEIWFAHQRVAKLDLKAPKP, from the coding sequence ATGCCCTGGGAAGCAAAAAACACCATGAATCTCCGCGAAGAATTCGTCAGCCTGGCCGCCACACAGGCTCTGTCATTCAGCGAGCTATGCCGGCGCTACCGGATCAGCCGCCAGACCGGCTACAAGTGGCTGGACCGTCACAAGGCCGAAGGCCCCGGCGGGCTGGCCGACCGCTCCCGACGCCCGCACCACAGCCCCCTGCGCTCACCTGAACACATCGAAGCGCGGGTGCTGGAACTGCGTCGCGAACATGGCTGGGGCGGACGCAAGATCGAACGGCGCCTGAAGGATCTGGGCGAGACTGAGGTGCCCGCGCCCGCCACGATCACCGAAATCCTGCGCCGCCACGGGCTCATCGATGAACAGGCGTCGCAGCAGCGCCAGCACTGGCAGCGCTTCGAGCACGCGCATCCGAACCTGCTGTGGCAGATGGACTTCAAGGGCGACGTCCAGACGCTGAAGGATGGGCGCTGCATGCCGCTGACGGTCATCGACGATCACTCGCGCTACAACCTCGTGCTCAGCGCCTGCTCGCGTACGACCACACAGGTCGTGCAGGCCGCGCTTGAGCGCGCGTTCCGCTGCTACGGGCTGCCTGCGCGCATCAACACCGACAACGGCGCGCCGTGGGGCTCGCCCAGCGCGCCGGGGCAGCTCACCGAACTCGCGGTCTGGCTGATCCGGCTGGGCATCCTGGTGAGCTACAGCCGGCCGTATCACCCGCAGACCAATGGCAAGGACGAACGGTTTCACCGCACGCTGAAGGCCGAAGTGCTGGACCGGCAGGCCTTCAGCACACATGCGCACATGCAGCAGGCACTGGATCGCTGGCGGCACGTGTACAACGTCGAACGTCCGCACGAGGCACTCGGGATGGCCACGCCCATTACCCGCTACGCGTGCAGCCTGCGCGCGATGCCCGGGCGGGTGCCCGAGCCCGAATACGGCTGTGGCGATGAAGTCTTACGGGTCAATGCCAGCGGCGTGGTGCGCCTGCGCGGCCAGAAACTGAAGCTGTCGATCGCGCTCAAGGGGCTGCAGGTAGCAGCCCGCATGAGCGAGAAGGAAGACGGGGTGATCGAGATCTGGTTCGCCCATCAGCGGGTCGCCAAACTTGACCTGAAGGCACCCAAACCCTGA
- a CDS encoding DUF3857 domain-containing transglutaminase family protein translates to MSRHVHRLRAAAMLPLIVCACGAASMHAQERVATDDIPPSTIERDVHLFVVQKDGSIEEHDDTILRANTTSGVDDIAQRYVWFNKDIEQVQLLAAETIDRDGVAHPVGPDGIRDVQEPRSAGAPTFQDGVLRTVIFPGVEPGSRVHLAFRKTRSIPLQGGTFAYFVEPTRGPVDMQQLIFDLPADVPLYADARGYVALPPVTENGRTRYTFEYRHGPYAPIEAGAVGYATWGDRLMVSTTRDFASFAERYRTAAQDPTWRDPAIAQFAQALTAHTDDPREKAQILYDWVRMNIRYVALFLGETAAVPHKASDILRNRYGDCKDHVALFGAMLAAVGIDSQAVLLNLGPIYTLPDVPGYGASAINHAITWIPSLNLYADTTAGGIGFGYLPPSAMDRPVLLVDDGVLARTPPTQERGRNARLAIDIDGTGTAAFTYRVEDVGVPAELERNVFRRATRQRWQQIAADRLRQTGLHGIARMQPGELTSTSGPFAIAMQGTLEHFTWPDGTTALPALTSLSGGIATQVQAWLAEPQRTQPWVCIGGDFDETSQITLPDTVRVTDMPVDAVVKDRFFDYASHYVFDPSTRVLQITRRLRARFGHQVCSVDEFAQAQGSLVRIERDALAQIVVRAGSAR, encoded by the coding sequence ATGAGCCGGCACGTGCACCGCCTGCGCGCGGCGGCCATGTTGCCGCTGATCGTCTGCGCATGCGGCGCGGCGTCCATGCATGCGCAGGAACGCGTGGCGACCGACGACATTCCGCCGTCGACGATCGAGCGCGACGTCCATCTGTTCGTCGTGCAGAAGGACGGCTCGATCGAGGAGCACGACGACACGATCCTGCGCGCGAACACGACGAGCGGTGTCGACGATATCGCGCAACGCTACGTGTGGTTCAACAAGGACATCGAGCAGGTGCAGCTGCTCGCGGCGGAGACGATCGATCGCGACGGCGTCGCGCATCCTGTCGGGCCGGACGGCATCCGCGACGTGCAGGAGCCGCGCTCGGCGGGCGCGCCGACGTTTCAGGACGGCGTGCTGCGCACGGTGATCTTTCCGGGCGTCGAACCGGGATCGCGCGTGCATCTCGCGTTTCGCAAGACGCGCTCGATACCGCTGCAAGGCGGCACGTTTGCGTATTTCGTCGAGCCCACGCGCGGTCCTGTCGATATGCAGCAGCTGATTTTCGATCTGCCCGCCGACGTACCGCTTTATGCCGACGCACGCGGCTATGTCGCGTTGCCGCCCGTTACGGAGAATGGTCGCACGCGCTACACGTTCGAGTATCGGCATGGACCGTATGCGCCCATCGAAGCGGGGGCAGTCGGCTACGCGACGTGGGGCGACCGGCTGATGGTATCGACGACGCGCGATTTCGCGTCGTTTGCCGAGCGTTATCGCACGGCGGCGCAGGATCCGACGTGGCGCGATCCGGCGATCGCGCAGTTTGCGCAGGCGCTGACGGCGCACACCGACGACCCGCGCGAGAAGGCGCAGATTCTGTACGACTGGGTGCGCATGAACATCCGCTACGTCGCGCTGTTTCTCGGCGAGACGGCGGCTGTGCCGCACAAGGCCAGCGATATTCTGCGCAACCGTTATGGCGACTGCAAGGATCACGTCGCGCTGTTCGGCGCGATGCTCGCGGCCGTCGGCATCGACAGTCAGGCCGTGCTGCTCAATCTCGGGCCCATCTATACGCTGCCCGACGTGCCGGGCTACGGCGCAAGCGCGATCAATCACGCGATCACGTGGATTCCGTCGCTGAACCTGTACGCGGACACGACGGCGGGCGGTATCGGCTTCGGCTATCTGCCACCGAGCGCGATGGACCGTCCCGTGCTGCTCGTCGATGACGGCGTGCTCGCGCGCACGCCTCCCACTCAGGAGCGCGGCCGCAATGCGCGGCTGGCGATCGATATCGACGGGACGGGGACGGCGGCGTTCACGTATCGTGTGGAAGACGTGGGTGTGCCGGCTGAACTCGAGCGCAACGTGTTCCGACGTGCGACGCGGCAGCGCTGGCAGCAGATTGCCGCCGACCGGTTGCGGCAGACGGGGTTGCATGGGATTGCCCGGATGCAGCCGGGCGAGTTGACTTCGACTTCAGGGCCGTTTGCGATTGCGATGCAGGGGACGTTGGAGCATTTCACGTGGCCTGACGGGACGACCGCGTTGCCTGCGTTGACGAGTTTGTCGGGGGGGATTGCCACGCAGGTGCAGGCGTGGCTCGCTGAGCCGCAGCGGACGCAGCCGTGGGTTTGTATCGGGGGCGATTTCGATGAGACTTCGCAGATTACGCTACCCGATACCGTTCGCGTTACCGATATGCCTGTGGATGCTGTTGTGAAGGATCGGTTTTTTGACTATGCGTCGCATTATGTGTTTGATCCTTCTACTCGTGTTTTGCAGATTACGCGGCGGCTTCGCGCGCGGTTTGGGCATCAGGTTTGTAGCGTTGATGAGTTTGCGCAGGCGCAGGGTTCTCTTGTTCGGATTGAGCGCGATGCGTTGGCGCAGATCGTTGTGCGGGCTGGTTCTGCACGGTGA
- a CDS encoding helix-turn-helix transcriptional regulator, with protein sequence MGKIAVELEAALARRDALGMPGNTQMRTIAAGDGWQVTDVLCTFGPRDRPFEERHAGVCIAMVAAGAFGYRSAAGRELLTPGSLLLGNAGECFECGHRHAPGDRCVSFHYQPAYFERLAADMGLSRAEASFRHGRMPPLRAFSGLIARACSGAAHDASDAAWDELAVELADTTLRATQPDAKRHAASTSASAWSRVTQAARLIDETPDAPHTLARLAQLCGLSDFYFLRTFERVTGVTPHQYVLRARLRHAALGLVDEDVKIVDIALDSGFNDVSNFNHAFRAEFGMSPRAWRTQRGARRRAVRNA encoded by the coding sequence TTGGGAAAAATTGCCGTCGAACTCGAAGCCGCGCTGGCACGCCGCGACGCGCTGGGCATGCCCGGCAACACGCAGATGCGCACGATCGCGGCGGGCGACGGCTGGCAGGTGACGGACGTGCTGTGCACCTTCGGCCCGCGCGACCGGCCGTTCGAGGAACGGCACGCGGGCGTGTGCATCGCGATGGTGGCGGCGGGCGCGTTCGGCTATCGCTCGGCAGCAGGGCGCGAACTGCTCACGCCCGGCTCGCTGCTGCTCGGTAACGCGGGCGAATGCTTCGAGTGTGGCCATCGGCATGCGCCTGGCGACCGCTGCGTGTCGTTTCACTATCAGCCTGCGTACTTCGAACGGCTTGCCGCCGACATGGGTTTGTCTCGCGCCGAGGCATCGTTTCGACACGGCCGTATGCCGCCGCTGCGTGCGTTTTCGGGGTTGATCGCGCGCGCTTGCAGCGGCGCGGCGCATGATGCGTCCGATGCCGCATGGGACGAACTTGCCGTCGAACTCGCCGACACCACGTTGCGCGCGACCCAACCCGATGCGAAGCGCCATGCCGCATCGACGAGCGCGAGCGCGTGGTCGCGCGTGACGCAGGCCGCGCGCCTGATCGACGAAACGCCCGATGCGCCGCATACGCTCGCGCGTCTCGCGCAATTGTGCGGCCTGTCCGATTTCTACTTTTTGCGCACATTCGAGCGCGTCACGGGCGTGACGCCGCATCAATACGTGCTGCGCGCGCGGCTGCGTCACGCGGCGTTAGGTCTCGTCGATGAAGACGTGAAGATTGTCGATATCGCGCTCGATAGCGGCTTTAACGATGTGTCCAATTTCAATCACGCATTTCGCGCCGAATTCGGCATGAGCCCGCGCGCGTGGCGCACGCAGCGCGGCGCACGCCGTCGCGCGGTGCGCAACGCATGA
- a CDS encoding DHA2 family efflux MFS transporter permease subunit, with protein sequence MTDRARIIPLIVACPLFLQNLDTSIMATALPSIARSLGVEALHLNLAITSYLLSLAVFLPASGWLADRFGARRVFCSAIGLFSVASALCGIATSLPQLVVFRVLQGMGGAMMVPVGRLILLRSVPPARMVAAMVWFTVPGAVGRLAGPLLGGAVVTITSWRWIFLLNVPFGVIGVLCALAFIDDTHEAIDERFDLPGFVLLSTGLVGLVGGLDTAGRGLVPPWVTFAFTGTGALSMLLYWLYSRRHADAIIDPLLLRFKAYRTAVLGGMPLRIGIGASPFLMPLMLQLGFGLSPLTSGSLSVATAVGSLAVRAVMGTAIRRIGFRTVLIVATCMTGCFYACYGLFTPNTPHLLIFCVLLVGGLFNSLAMVTLNTLGYSDMPKPRMSRATALSGMAQQLSVSLGVAFGASLLALTAHLHGGSAAHLTARDFSPAFFVVGGAVLCSLFFFVKLSKDEGAELRQRS encoded by the coding sequence ATGACCGACCGCGCCCGCATCATTCCGCTGATCGTTGCCTGTCCGCTGTTCCTGCAAAACCTCGATACGTCGATCATGGCGACCGCGCTGCCTTCCATCGCGCGCTCGCTCGGCGTCGAGGCGCTGCATCTGAATCTCGCGATCACTTCCTATCTGCTCAGTCTCGCCGTGTTCCTGCCGGCGAGCGGCTGGCTTGCCGACCGCTTCGGCGCACGCCGCGTGTTCTGCTCGGCGATCGGCCTGTTTTCAGTGGCTTCGGCGTTATGCGGCATCGCGACGTCGCTGCCGCAGCTCGTCGTGTTTCGCGTGTTGCAGGGCATGGGCGGCGCGATGATGGTGCCCGTCGGGCGGCTGATCCTGCTGCGCAGCGTGCCGCCCGCGCGGATGGTCGCGGCGATGGTGTGGTTCACGGTGCCGGGCGCCGTGGGGCGGCTGGCCGGGCCGTTGCTCGGCGGGGCTGTGGTCACGATCACGTCGTGGCGCTGGATCTTTTTGCTGAACGTGCCGTTCGGCGTGATCGGCGTGTTGTGCGCACTGGCCTTCATCGACGACACGCACGAAGCGATCGACGAGCGCTTCGATCTGCCTGGCTTCGTCCTGCTGTCGACGGGGCTCGTCGGTCTGGTCGGCGGTCTCGATACGGCGGGGCGCGGGCTCGTGCCGCCGTGGGTGACTTTCGCGTTCACGGGCACGGGCGCGCTGTCGATGCTGCTGTACTGGCTGTATAGCCGCCGTCACGCCGACGCGATCATCGATCCCTTGCTGCTGCGCTTCAAGGCGTACCGGACGGCCGTGCTCGGCGGGATGCCGCTGCGCATCGGCATCGGCGCGTCGCCGTTTCTGATGCCGTTGATGCTGCAACTCGGCTTCGGCCTGTCGCCGCTCACGTCGGGGTCGCTGAGCGTCGCGACGGCGGTGGGCTCGCTCGCCGTGCGTGCCGTGATGGGCACGGCGATCCGGCGCATCGGCTTTCGCACGGTGCTGATCGTCGCGACCTGCATGACGGGCTGCTTCTACGCGTGCTACGGGCTCTTCACGCCCAACACGCCGCATCTGCTGATCTTCTGCGTGCTGCTGGTGGGCGGCCTGTTCAATTCGCTCGCGATGGTCACGCTCAACACGCTCGGCTACTCCGACATGCCCAAGCCGCGGATGAGCCGCGCGACGGCGCTCTCGGGCATGGCGCAGCAACTGTCGGTGAGTCTCGGCGTCGCGTTCGGCGCGTCGCTGCTCGCGCTGACGGCGCATCTGCACGGCGGCAGCGCCGCGCACCTCACCGCGCGCGATTTCTCGCCGGCGTTCTTCGTGGTCGGCGGGGCCGTGTTGTGCTCGCTGTTCTTCTTCGTGAAGCTGTCGAAGGACGAGGGCGCGGAACTGCGGCAGCGATCATGA
- a CDS encoding aminotransferase class I/II-fold pyridoxal phosphate-dependent enzyme: MTTPTTYDEFKQLAMRLDMSRGKPSPEQLDLSRALLDEAGTAGFMSRDGIDCRNYGHLPGLPEARELGAQLLDVDPAQVVAAGNSSLELMHDALAFAMLYGMPGDAPWSKQGEVAFLCPVPGYDRHFAICEALGIRMIPVPTTQDGPDMDVVEAHVKSDASIKGIWCMPLYSNPSGAIWSRETIERLAAMPAAASDFRLFWDDAYRFHHLTDTLHTTPNIVELCERAGHADRALVFASLSKVTVAGGSIAFLASSARNVGWWQKHMGVRTIGPDKLNQLRHLRYLRDRAGLERLMAQHRALLRPKFDAVVAAFEALLADVPDVSWNRPEGGYFISLYVPKGYAKRTVALAAEAGLVLTPAGAAYPYGRDEEDRHLRIAPTFPSLDEVKLAARGIALSLLRALEETAR; the protein is encoded by the coding sequence ATGACCACGCCGACCACCTACGACGAATTCAAACAGCTTGCGATGCGGCTCGACATGTCGCGCGGCAAGCCGTCGCCCGAACAGTTGGACCTGTCGCGCGCGCTGCTCGACGAAGCGGGTACGGCAGGCTTCATGTCGCGCGACGGCATCGACTGCCGCAACTATGGGCATCTGCCTGGCTTGCCCGAGGCGCGCGAACTGGGCGCGCAACTGCTCGACGTCGACCCGGCGCAAGTGGTTGCAGCAGGCAATTCGAGCCTCGAACTGATGCACGATGCGCTCGCGTTCGCGATGCTCTACGGCATGCCCGGCGATGCGCCGTGGAGCAAGCAGGGCGAGGTCGCGTTTCTGTGTCCCGTGCCGGGTTACGACCGGCACTTCGCGATCTGCGAGGCGCTCGGCATCCGCATGATTCCCGTGCCGACGACGCAGGACGGCCCAGATATGGACGTCGTGGAAGCGCATGTGAAGAGCGATGCGTCGATCAAGGGCATCTGGTGCATGCCGCTCTACAGCAACCCGAGCGGCGCAATCTGGTCGCGCGAAACGATCGAACGTCTGGCCGCGATGCCCGCCGCCGCGTCCGATTTCCGGCTCTTCTGGGACGATGCCTATCGCTTTCATCATTTGACGGACACGCTGCATACGACACCCAACATCGTCGAACTGTGCGAACGGGCGGGGCATGCGGATCGCGCGCTCGTGTTCGCGTCGCTGTCGAAGGTGACGGTGGCGGGCGGCAGCATCGCGTTTCTGGCGTCGTCGGCGCGCAATGTCGGCTGGTGGCAGAAGCACATGGGCGTGCGCACGATCGGTCCCGACAAGCTGAACCAGTTGCGCCATCTGCGTTATCTGCGCGATCGCGCCGGTCTCGAACGTTTGATGGCGCAACATCGCGCGCTGCTGCGGCCGAAGTTCGACGCGGTGGTGGCTGCCTTCGAAGCGCTGCTCGCGGACGTGCCCGATGTGTCGTGGAATCGTCCGGAGGGCGGCTATTTCATCAGCCTCTATGTGCCGAAGGGCTATGCGAAACGCACGGTCGCGCTGGCAGCGGAAGCGGGGCTCGTGCTGACGCCGGCAGGCGCCGCATATCCGTACGGACGCGACGAAGAAGACCGCCATCTGCGTATCGCGCCGACCTTCCCATCGCTCGATGAAGTGAAGCTCGCGGCGCGCGGCATCGCGCTTTCGTTGCTTCGCGCGCTCGAAGAAACGGCGCGCTGA
- a CDS encoding LysR substrate-binding domain-containing protein, with translation MKALDLDVLAMFVAIADTGSFVRGAALVHRSQSALSMQIRSLETALGKPLFVRGPRSVTLTQDGQVMLSYARRMLALRDEAWASVVHPEVTGRVAIGVPDDYASSLLPSVLRTFSATYPKVEIQVVSLPSNALAPLLKDNKIDLACVTRVKGLAGEFIRLEPMVWAGTSTAGREVWKERPLPIALFGVGSVARANAIQTLERAKIAYRTSYESPSLMGLFSMVDAGLAVAPLARCAVPERFVTLGRQHGLPKLPELEIILARSARSNRPPCDYLAEQILSELRD, from the coding sequence ATGAAAGCCCTCGATCTCGACGTGCTCGCGATGTTCGTCGCCATCGCCGACACGGGCAGTTTCGTGCGCGGCGCAGCGCTCGTGCATCGTTCGCAATCGGCGCTGAGCATGCAGATCCGCTCGCTCGAAACGGCGCTCGGCAAGCCGCTTTTCGTGCGCGGGCCGCGCAGCGTCACGCTCACGCAGGACGGCCAGGTGATGCTCAGCTACGCGCGCCGCATGCTCGCGCTGCGCGACGAAGCGTGGGCGTCTGTCGTGCATCCCGAAGTGACAGGTCGCGTGGCGATCGGCGTGCCGGACGATTACGCGTCGTCGCTGCTGCCGTCCGTGCTGCGCACCTTCTCGGCGACGTATCCGAAGGTCGAAATTCAGGTGGTCAGCTTGCCGAGCAATGCGCTCGCGCCGCTTCTGAAGGACAACAAGATCGACCTCGCGTGCGTCACGCGTGTGAAGGGCCTGGCGGGCGAATTCATCCGGCTCGAACCGATGGTCTGGGCGGGCACGTCCACGGCGGGACGTGAAGTGTGGAAGGAGCGGCCGCTGCCGATTGCGCTGTTCGGTGTCGGCAGTGTTGCGCGCGCGAATGCGATCCAGACGCTCGAACGCGCGAAGATCGCGTATCGCACGTCGTATGAGAGCCCGAGTCTGATGGGCCTGTTCAGCATGGTCGATGCGGGTCTCGCGGTTGCGCCGCTCGCGCGCTGCGCGGTGCCCGAGCGCTTCGTCACGCTGGGGCGCCAGCATGGTCTGCCGAAACTGCCTGAACTGGAGATCATCCTCGCGCGCAGCGCACGCTCGAACCGGCCGCCTTGCGACTATCTCGCTGAACAGATTCTCAGCGAACTGCGGGACTGA
- the hutG gene encoding N-formylglutamate deformylase, whose amino-acid sequence MTATNDLPVFSLHRGTLPFLISIPHLGTRIPADIAAQMTDVATRTDDCDWHLDRLYAFAKRMGASILAPTYARYVIDLNRPPDGANLYPGQDTTGLLPVDTFDKEPLYRDGCLPDDAEVARRRDLYWQPYHEALQGELAALKAQHGKVLLWEAHSIRSHVPRFFDGRLPDFNFGTSNGESAVAGLAEALAKIVEEHGGYTAVANGRFKGGYITRHYGQREQGVHAVQLELSQITYMQEQMPYAYDEALATKIEPLLEKLVKTALNRVASA is encoded by the coding sequence ATGACTGCCACTAACGATTTGCCTGTCTTCTCGCTGCATCGGGGAACGTTGCCGTTCCTGATTTCGATCCCGCATCTGGGCACGCGCATTCCCGCCGATATCGCCGCGCAGATGACGGACGTCGCCACGCGCACCGACGATTGCGACTGGCATCTCGACCGCCTTTATGCGTTTGCGAAACGCATGGGCGCATCGATTCTCGCGCCCACGTACGCGCGCTACGTGATCGACCTGAACCGTCCGCCCGATGGCGCAAATCTCTATCCGGGACAGGACACGACAGGCCTGCTGCCCGTCGATACCTTCGACAAGGAGCCGCTCTATCGCGACGGCTGTCTGCCCGACGATGCCGAAGTCGCACGGCGTCGCGATCTGTACTGGCAGCCGTATCACGAAGCGTTGCAGGGGGAACTGGCCGCATTGAAGGCGCAGCATGGCAAGGTGCTGCTGTGGGAAGCGCATTCGATCCGCTCGCACGTGCCGCGTTTCTTCGACGGTCGTTTGCCCGACTTCAACTTCGGCACGTCGAACGGCGAGAGCGCAGTGGCAGGACTCGCCGAAGCGCTGGCGAAAATCGTCGAAGAACATGGCGGCTATACGGCCGTCGCGAACGGACGCTTCAAGGGCGGCTATATCACGCGCCACTACGGCCAGCGTGAACAGGGCGTGCATGCGGTGCAGCTGGAGCTGTCGCAGATCACGTATATGCAGGAGCAGATGCCGTACGCGTACGACGAAGCGCTCGCGACGAAGATCGAACCGCTGCTGGAAAAGCTCGTGAAGACGGCGCTCAATCGCGTCGCTTCTGCCTGA
- a CDS encoding formimidoylglutamate deiminase translates to MTQANQSLFADNAFLPEGWRQNVLLQWDASGALTSVTPDTQAPAGVARAHGPVLPGMPNLHSHAFQRAMAGLTEYRANAVDSFWSWRDLMYRFAARITPEGLASIAQWLYIEMLKAGYTSVCEFHYVHHMQDGQRYANEAELAQRVVDAAGASGIGITMLPVLYQYAGFGAQPPRDDQRRFINTPDSLLALLHTLRRARPEHGALRYGVAPHSLRAVSNDSLRTLLNGLDAMSPGAPVHIHIAEQTAEVDACIETEGARPVQWLLDRFDVDQRWCLVHATHIDANETANLAKSGAIAGLCLTTEANLGDGIFPAHDYLEQQGRIGVGSDSHIGVDWRAELRLLEYGQRLSRRQRNVLASTQTPRVADRLYAASLEGGALATGRAVGALKTGARADFMVLDANHPNIAEQTSDAWLSGAVFCEHGETPVRDVYAGGAKVVDNRRHRDEEHAYANYRAALAELLK, encoded by the coding sequence ATGACTCAAGCCAATCAATCGCTGTTTGCCGATAACGCGTTTTTGCCCGAAGGCTGGCGGCAAAACGTGCTGCTGCAATGGGATGCTAGCGGCGCTCTAACGTCAGTCACGCCCGATACGCAAGCGCCCGCCGGCGTCGCGAGAGCGCACGGCCCGGTGTTGCCCGGCATGCCGAATCTGCACTCGCACGCATTTCAGCGCGCGATGGCGGGCCTCACCGAATACCGTGCAAATGCCGTCGACAGCTTCTGGAGCTGGCGCGACCTGATGTACCGCTTCGCGGCGCGCATCACGCCGGAAGGGCTGGCGTCGATTGCGCAATGGCTGTACATCGAAATGCTCAAGGCGGGCTACACGTCCGTCTGCGAATTTCATTACGTGCATCACATGCAGGACGGCCAGCGCTATGCGAACGAGGCCGAACTCGCGCAGCGCGTGGTCGATGCCGCGGGCGCGAGCGGCATCGGCATCACGATGCTGCCCGTGCTGTATCAGTATGCGGGCTTCGGTGCGCAGCCGCCGCGCGACGATCAGCGCCGCTTCATCAATACGCCCGACAGTCTGCTCGCGCTGCTCCATACGCTGCGCCGCGCGCGCCCCGAACATGGCGCGTTGCGCTATGGCGTAGCGCCCCATTCGCTGCGCGCGGTATCGAACGATTCGCTGCGCACGCTGCTGAATGGACTCGATGCGATGTCGCCAGGCGCGCCCGTGCATATCCATATCGCCGAACAGACAGCGGAAGTGGACGCCTGCATCGAAACGGAAGGCGCGCGGCCCGTGCAATGGCTGCTCGACCGTTTCGATGTCGATCAGCGCTGGTGCCTCGTGCACGCGACGCATATCGACGCGAATGAAACAGCGAACCTCGCGAAGAGCGGCGCGATTGCGGGCCTGTGCCTGACAACGGAAGCAAATCTCGGCGACGGTATTTTCCCCGCGCACGATTATCTGGAGCAACAGGGGCGCATCGGCGTCGGCAGCGATAGTCATATCGGCGTCGACTGGCGTGCGGAACTGCGCCTGCTCGAATACGGTCAACGTTTGTCGAGGCGTCAGCGCAACGTGCTCGCGTCGACGCAAACACCGCGTGTCGCGGACCGTCTCTATGCGGCGTCGCTGGAAGGCGGCGCGCTCGCGACGGGACGTGCTGTTGGCGCACTGAAGACGGGCGCGCGCGCCGATTTCATGGTGCTCGATGCGAATCATCCGAACATCGCGGAGCAGACGAGCGATGCGTGGCTGTCGGGCGCCGTGTTCTGCGAGCATGGCGAAACGCCTGTGCGCGACGTGTATGCGGGCGGCGCGAAGGTCGTCGACAATCGACGTCATCGCGACGAGGAGCACGCGTATGCGAACTATCGCGCGGCGCTTGCCGAACTGCTGAAGTAA